Below is a genomic region from Argiope bruennichi chromosome 3, qqArgBrue1.1, whole genome shotgun sequence.
cagatataattataggaataattattattttgtaaaattataggAATATTCTAATCTATTCGActgcagaaataattattatatttatataattatgagaGTAATTATTCAAAAGGATGTCTCTAAGAAGTATACAGCTTAATAATCGtagatttattttagattgtgtatttattttgtatgcatttttgtCTTCGTTCttttaagtttgaaattcttttcaaaaggatATAAGAATGGATATATTAAAGCTTTTAAGAGAATTATTTGACgaattttcatatgattttctcgaattcatataattatcacatattttataaaaagaaaagtcaCTTATAATCTCTTGTTCTCTTTTTAAGtgtgaaatctttaaaaattaatttcatttgaaattatgagTTCCAAAATAGACTGCTTATCAACAGAAACtcttacaaaactttattttccaagAAGTTTCTTCATTTCGACATTCAAATGAACTGAAGTATTTATTTGATCGGCTTCtattttttattagcaaaaactGTATAAGTTTATACTTATAAAAGtagttgcaaattaaaatttcaataaacttgaAAGTATCAAAATCCGTCTTGAACCATTACAGTTATTTGAAATCCTTTGTATTCGCATACGTAGGggataaatgcaaaatatattttgaatccaaaaaattaatattaaatacgttttctaataatcttttaaagtctggttttttattctatttattattatatacaaccttataataattgcaattacaacagattaattttatgaaattgtgacttttataataaatatcgaGTACATAAGCAAACatcaataagtttaaatatacagaaatggtcctttctttatttcagattttGGAGTTCGTTATGCATTCAagtggtgataaaaaaaatgtgaaataactaggaaaaagtaagtaaaaaaaaaaataaaagaagtgaattaattaaagtgaaaaattggttaataaaataatttggtcaGCATGCTTGCAAAATGAAAAGGTTACAAtcctataaagtatttattaggaaataaaattcccattttcagtcatttcttatatttattttgtggcATTATTTAAGTCGTCGAGTAAAAAATTCTGGCTTGCATCAAGGACAAGAAGTTGTCCTCCACATATAAAAATAGTgactattatcaaaataatataggAAGAGAAAGcatcttttgaaattaatgaaaaatgtatttatgtatttttactaCATTACAACAACGTAAAAAAGGATATTTGTTTCAAGAAATGCATGATTAATTGCATTTGAATGCCAAATAAAATactattgacattttaaaatcgtTTAAAGGACAATATAGAAAACTTAATATAATGGAAAGACTCGTcggaattttctgaaattttacatgCTCCCATAAAATGATCTTGTTCTTCAATTTATGCccaaatttatatgttttaatatttaaatatttttaaattctaattttgaaatttttttcgtatattaaaaattttttaacaataaaattgtgAGCAAAATGTGTAGAATGTCTTGTATATTCATAACTAAAAGAGTTCAACTCAATAACTGCATTCTTtattaagatatgaataaaagttcaaaattttattttgacatcagaatgtcaaaattttgttttatttcgaaatgaatagagtcagactaatgaaatttggtttcagaaaagaatttttgatgtttcagttttgaaatttgatgtgaaaatggCTGTTGCTATTGGAAATTCTGTCATTTTTtcttatatcaatatataaatgtgcccttataaaatttttcattaaaaaatctatcAGGAATTGCTTTCGAATAATTTATACTATTGCAAGATGAACGTTGCCAGAATAAAGCTGGGGCTCCATTTTTTTCCTGTGACTGTACCTTAtagaatatttgttatttaaaagtattcttcattttaaatttaaataatttaaaattacgatgTACTGTTAAATACttatgcacacacaaaaaaaaattccaaggcTCTCCGGCATTACGAAGCGTATATCAATTTGATTCCTTTTTTGCgtatgtcatttaaataaaaatattctataaggTACAGTCATAGGAAAAAATccccttttttattaattttttttttcaaaatgtggcAATTAGCTATAAATTTGATGATTTATCtatcaatctaaaaaaataaataaataatcttaataaaccTCTCGTACGATGCATGCCTGACGAAATTCgatagaaataataaaagcatttgttATTCAGATTCGATGAAGATTTGGTGATATTTTtctgcagttatttttttttattaaatattccagtaataatttttaaaaaaagaaaattccagcAATAATTAAACTCATTTTGCAATACTTTGTTCTTactgtttttgttaaatatttgatgtgttCGTTTTCGCAGCCTCTTTATTGAATAACTTCCGCGTGGCTGATTTCTTAAAAAGGGATGTTCCAATCATTGACTTATGAGCCGAAGGTTGCTGCGTACGAGTAACGTGCTCATATCATCAAGATGTCGGAGAATCAACAGAAGACCTCGAATCGAGGCAATAACATTTTGCGCAATGGACGATGACTCTTCTCGCCTTGTTGCTCACTGGAAGCGAAAGGATAACGCCAAATTTTGCGAACCATTCGAGTTGCATGGGATTTTTGGCGGATTGGTACCCAGAGGAACAGTATGAGTTGAGCATATGAAAGTAGGGATTACTGTTGATAAATATTGATTCTTTGCAACTCTCTAATCAAGTCAAAATGAGCCAGGAAATATTCCCATAGTGATATTCCCTCTCATGAAAAATATTAGTGTTTGAGTATTAGTGCAATTAATAGTGTTTGTTGAAAGAAGAGTATGAATGTATTCGGACGCTGATGTGTTGGAATGATGGAAGAATAATCCATAAAGTTATTTAAACATGCTACTTATTATATGTAATACTTATCTTGTATGATATCCTCCAAGTAGAAACTcgaaaaaaattctcttatgtCTATTTTTCTGCTTTAGGGAGAGAATTAAAACATTATAGATTCAAAATCTGATTTCATCGAAAATCGTATAttgaatgttttttgaaatacatCTTTTAAGTCCAATATCTTTTCTTTGaagtggtgtaaaaattattcaatcaaaaatgtTCTTCATCGTCTGAACAAGGTTGATAATTATgaggtttatttcaaaatagttcatgtttaattctaaaagaggatgctaatataaataaaataaagtcacTGATTATTCCTttgagataaatatttgatgccataaatttatttaagtacaCTAATTCGTTTCTATTTCGGCACGTTATTTACTGTACgcctttataattataatttttttagagatagattttatttagagacaaaatttatttctggtaatcgagcattttttttaaaaaaagagagaatgtAATTTGTAAAGTCAAACTAGTGAAGTATTAGAAAATTAtctgtttaattatataaatatgttatataaccTTAAGGGAAATCGtgttttttgtattctttataaGCAAATTAGATCTCTAAAACCGTAGTTCCTGAAAGAATTACTTCTAGAAAAAACTCCAAGAGCTAATAttgtattattcaaaaaatcagtttttatcaGTTAATGTTGCATCactaatatatttcagaatttttcaaaagttcttGTTACATTTTTGTTATCCCCAATGATTAGTAAAAcagtattgtaaataaataacattcattttctgaaatattctcaGAACACACGAGTTTGTTCCGTAGCTATTTAGCTTTTGCTCTTCAACACGTTTTTTATATCGAAGaattgtcaattattttcaaaaagattagtAATTAGatgaatttctttgtttaaaaatttctatccatatatatatatatatatatatatatatatatatatatatatatatatatatatatatatatatatataactttttgtaATTGCCTTaagtgaaatgaaaacaaaaatgtaatgaaCCCACCCAAAATACATTTAGAATgaaagaaagtagaaaaattccGAGTTAGTCTTTATTGATTTAAACCATACAATTGAAGCTGATAAATTCTTTGACATCCATTCACAAATAGAATTcgagacatatatatatatatatatatatatatataatgggatAAGCAGTTGACAATTTtctaattactttctttttttatttttgattatcgaAACGGATTCACAGGCgtctcaaagaattttaaaacacaacTCCTCGAAAATAGATACGACGAGCtttaagaaacacattttttcctCCGCTCTTTTTCGTTTTTCCGTTATGTACAGAAGAGAAGACGATATGCATTTTATGAAGCTCTGAATTGCCTCAGTCCATGACGCGTAAAGAGAATCATTTTAAACCGACGCTGTGGGACATTCAAAttgacacacaaaaaaaaggtATTATTCTTTGGTTAATGAAACAGATAAAAGATTCATTTCCTTAACCGAATCGTAGAAAAACATTCTTAGAGCCATCCTTCTTATCAGGGTGGCTGTATTCCATGTAATTCGGATCCCATTCTTCTTCAGGGCGTTGCTGCTCTATTGGGTTCCAAAATTCAGGACCGTACAGACCTGGGCCCCTTATGTTTTCCTCAGATGAAATCACGTCTTCCTCGGGATCTTCATATCGAACCAGGGTCAGCTCCTGTGGGTGCCCGGCCTCTCTCTTCACTCGACTCAACCCCTTGTTAGACTGATTTCCTTGCAAAGCGTCATCAGCAGACCTTTTTCCGAAATGAATCATGGCATGGGCACGTTTGTCTTCGTCGATGTCTCTCTTACCGAAGTGGATCATGGCATGGGATCCCTTACGGTCTTTCTTCCCAAATCGAAGAAGGTTGTGTTGGCGCTTAGCTTCCATCATCTCTGGACTCCAGTAACCTTGCTCAGCTGCTTCGATTTCATCTAATTCGTCATCAAGATCTCGTTTCCCGAAATGAATCATGGCATGAGAACCACTCTTCCTGGGGCCATCTGAATCCCTTTTGCCGAAATGGATCATGGAGTGGGCACGTTTTCCCTCCCAAGCACCATCATCATCTTCCCGTTTGCCGAAGTGAATCATAGCATGAGCTCGTTTATCTCCGTAACTACCTTGATAATCATCTGATGCGTCATCTCGTTTTCCGAAGTACATCATAGAATGTCCGTTTCCCCTTTTTCCGAAGTACATCATGGCATGGCCGTTGCTTCGTTTGTCCTCTTCATTGCTTTCTTCAGCACTGAAGGCGTCGCGGCCGAAGCGGATGAAGCTGTGACTGTCTGGTCCACGCTTTCCGAAACGCATGATGGCGTGACCTCGCTTGTAGGATGGATCTCTGTTGGGTCCCAAGTAATCCCAGATGGAAGAGTCGCCTTCAGCGCGTTTGCCGAAGTACAGGAAGCTGTGTCCCTTGTTGCCGCTTTGCTCATCTCTCTTTCCGAAGTGAATGAGACTGTGACCAGATGCTGGACGCTTGCCGAATCTCATGATGTTATGCTGACGCTTTCCAGATGCGAGGAGTGGGATGGAGTCAGACACATCTCCACCGCCTGTGAGAGAAAGAAGCAAAAGTAATGATAAGTGAAAAGAAATGTcgcagttaaaatttaaaagtcttttttgctcttagagaaatttctgaaatgtaataagaaataaaGCTTTTCTGTTTACGATTGTAGAAGAAAACTTTAATGTACTGGCAAGTTTTACAATCTGTCGtttgtttttcttattcattaacACAAAAAACGAGCAATAATAAGCAATATTATCGCTTAATTATGTCGCCGCTTTCACTGAACTCGCATATAATGATCAATCGATTGTACTGATCAAAATAACGTGGAGTGGATCTTTAGTACGTATAAAATATGATAGTTCTAGTGATCAGTAATTTGTTTGTAGTGATTCGTTTCGATGACCGAATGGGAAATCAAGGCGACTATGGAgtaaaaaacagataaaaacaaTTTCCTCCTGGTCATCATCTCCATTGAACTTTTTCTCTCCCTTTATCCTCAGCAGTGTTCTGCCTCCTTTCATTCAGGCTGCGGTGACCTGGTAGTAAattctcggcttcagaaccggagagTTGCAGGTTCGAGTCCCAATTCCGCCGAAGAAACGTCgcgtaagcggatctggtgcgcgttaaatccgtctcgctggtgtggtgtggaagtttggaaaggggtaccagctcaggtgtcgccttcatcatctgaccatggtttaaaattacgaggtccgtcccaaaattgccctagtattgctttaaaaaagagatgctaatataaacaaaattcagCCTCCTTTCATTCAGTGAGCTAACAGTTATAACCAATGCATATTGTAAGTTTTACGATGATAAAACATCACTTCTGGGCATGAacgaaaacagaaatatttttaagagactACAATCATCTTCCTGGATTAAGGCAGCTGGGGTACTGGAAATATTTCCAACTGTTGCTTAATTCGTTTTTGAAACGGAATCTGTATATATGAAGAGCTACATTTTGAcggaatgaatgaatgaatgacgTAAGCAAAAAGGACATGAGAAGAATGAAATACTCGCTGAGGGAGTGATTTCTCAAAGTGAGAGATGTATGAGGGACTGTCAGAAGAGGAGAGATGCATGAGGGACTGTTCCAATAGTGGACTGAATCTTTctgatgaaaattattcatatgacGAATTTATCAAACGAATGCttgataatctaaaaaaatatgtaaatctcGGCAACTTTAGAAAAAGCGATACTATACTCACTCATAAgcggaaaaaattaaatgaaaaagtatctatAATGAGGGAGAATTCAATGTCAAAGAATGaggaagaattccggaaatgcccTCATTTTTCAGCGTCTCACCTCTCAGCGAGATAGAATTGTCGAAAAGTGGGACACTAAAACGAATAGCACTGTGGCATATTATCTATCCTATGGAAACAGCAGCTATTTACATGTTAGTAATGGGTATGACTGGCTCTTAGTTACTTTTCCAGCTAAGTATGTAGGATATTTTTCTTAGTTATCTTCTGGGTTGCGTGTGCCTTTTGATTTTTCTGCGCTTCTCATGGTCTAAATTTATAAACTACGACTTCGCATTTGAAAACAATGAGCCTAAAAAACTTCAAgctcatttttttgttgttgttgttgttgcggaaaatgcttttcttttttttctgcattgTTGAGCACGCTGCACACGACGACAGCCATGATTGGACCAAGAAACTGGCCATAATTGGGAAATAAGAAGATAAACATGTAAAGGATGAAATATTACTTGATATGAAGAAAGGAATGATGGAATGAATGAAACGTCAGCATCTCTTTCTCATTTGCGAAGTTatctcatttataatatattacatataatatgttgaaaataatcgaatttttatgtttgaatttaaatttttgtcacgGTAGTCTTTACTCTTATTCAAGTATTTTATGTTCTGTAGAATAACATGGTTTGAAGAGAAGTTGCAAAAGTGAGTTTTTGATGAAAGGTGAAGTGAATAGTGTCATTAAGCGTATATAAAAAATGCCAAGAATATTAGCACACACCTCTATGGCATTTAAAATTTGGACGCATATTTTTGCAACATCCATTTATCATCcatgtatatttttatgcataatgaaTACACCCATTATAATTGTAGGACGAAATTTCTCCCagaattttccttcatttttaaaaaaattatttttacaacgtATTTGAATCATTCCTATTTTTCTTATAGATTTGCataaacattgcattttaaaCGTACAAAAACAGGATATAATCAACCTTAGaattactttgataaaataaataaatattattaaattattttgaatgaattaatattattaatttattttgaaacgttATAAggtaaaaatcacaaaaaacatttcgtaaaaagcaatgaaaaatcaTAGAGATCCGTatcaaatatctcaaaaatttacttttaaaaaaaattattcagattgcttgtttaaaaaaatgaaaaccgtTTCAATGATACTCCACTGATACGCACGAGTGATTTTTAAGTGGTTTTAAATGATCACGGGAGCACTTCCATTACCGCAAGCGAAGAACTATATCAGCAAATAATATTGCCTTATTTGACGTAGTTTGCAGGCATTTCGAATTCAGCATCcaatgaaagaaaagtaaaacaagcCGAATTTAAAAGCCTGGCTCATTCATTTACAATGgatatttctgcatttatttcaCAAACATTTCAAGCTCTGTCCGATTTTGAAACGCATAATCTCCTTTAATTCcattattgttatttgaaaattagttttacattccaaaagaatttttgttttcatttgttatttaagAACATTATACTCAAGGCActaaaattttacgaaaatattCATCCTATGGCAGtagataaatgtattttgaagagTAAAAAGTTgccacttttaattaatttttggcttTGAAGTGAATATCATgcatgcaaaatgaaattttaatattaaacacaatcaatccatttattttaaaatgttcatttggtattcttagaatatttaaagatatttatttttttgatgaaaaacgATAATTCTCTACTAAATATAAAATCCTTctatgtttcatttcttttaaaaggcaaatttaaaatagactttttaatatgaagttatgtatttttaaagggtaaaaaaatcgtttcatttctAAACTCTTTCTCTTCATGCAAAAAAGTGATGTTCttttaaaagtgcaaaaataattCTTGCCAAAAGAGTACATTTATTTCTTCTATGAATATTTCAAGATCTAAATTTCCTTATGGTTTTGTTCTAAGAtctctaaaacaaaaacaaacaaacaaacaaaaaaccacTCTCTGAAAACAAATTCTCTATTTAAGaatgtaaactaattttattttctcggaAATATAGAATTATGTCTGATACTCATTAAGTGAATGTTaatgaaatactaaaatatattctttcagaaaataccatttttgaaagaatatattttagcatttcattaacattcacttttttttttattcggatCAAACTTGAAATCAGGAATACAATCATCATGAAAATTTTCTCAGTTTAGTAACagtctcaaaatttataaattgtttgcaaacataactaaattaatactcatattaaacaattgaattatttataattaagacagtcaattgataattcattgtttttcaaTAAGATTTTCATGTATCCAATTGAATCACTTTGAATACTATTGGAAAAAAGTATCGAAAAAGAACTTACCCTCATAATTAACAGAAAtcatgaaataaacataaattagttaaaaatataagatattttgtaGCAGTGTTAGAAAGCCCTTATATAAGAGTTTGACCTTGGgggaaaatatgttttaattgtcTTGTCATAGGTTTTCTTcttaaatatgctattttttattatgtgaCACGAAACTCGTTCAACGCATAGGTAGAATgaaattacactcatgtccataaattaaggataattcagaatcAAGCTGAAATCGAACTCTTAAATGCATATATCACtagtaaaatgactacacacatcttcaaaaatcttatgcaaattgcaggaagccaccagatgacatcgacagtacgtcacaatgacgagagtgtaaaagagtgatgtataaggaatacaggcaaagaagaaaaattgctcgcaagcgctttataagcctttcagtggaataaccgcatagttatgacacaagggacgcatttggattattttttacgtggtagaattatcggccgtctggaatgtgggcgtacccagctgaaATTATctgaggaacttggaatcgcccagagtgtcatcttcGGGGTTTGGCAACAATTCCAAGATAATGGTAGtatgagtagacgttacagcacaggtcgcccccgagttataatgaggaccggtatttggaagttactgccaaaagaagcAGAcagagcacagcatcagacctgtcttgTCAGCTCTCTTCAGTCACTGGTACGACAATTTCAAGGCAGatcgtgtacagacgcttaggtcAGATTGGTCTATATGTTCGTTGGCTGTCAGATGCGTTACTGCAattcactgtcgcctgcggttagcctggagtagagagcacgcattgtggacaccgcaacagtgggcttgtgcgATGTTTTTCGACGAGTCCAGATtgagcttgcagtctgattctcgccagACTTTCATATGGAGAAGGTACTCGTTACCAcaaagagaacatcattgaacgacaccgttacggtggtgctcgtttggggaggaattattcagagtttcaaaatttacctgcatgttcaaattggaaccatgacaggccaaatctatcgggacgtcattctggaataAAATGTACGTTGGTTTCGGGCGCCATGGatgcagaattcgtgtttatggatgacaacgacCTTCCTCACCATGCAAACATCATAAATAAACGAATGCGACATGCGATGGAATTCGATAGGAgaatatcacccgtatggactggccagcattctcaccagACTTGAATCCAGTAAaacatgtgtgggacatgcttggccgatgAGTTGTGAGGgccaaccacctcctacatgtctatcGGAACTTCGGAGaacattgcttgatgagtggtgtaatctTCCCCAAGATGAGATCGATCATTTGAAACTCAGCAtacctaggcgttgtacggactgtattgcatcggctgggagacatactatgtattaaccatcataccaaccatgtaatattggtttttgtaaatggttttttttttttttttttttttgtaatttgcacGAGGGtgcaaaaaatcaaaatttttattaatgatattaaacataTAGCATcgtttttgctctttaccttttgtttaataaataggctttacaaataagtctcatttgttttgcttccgactctttcttttcctgaacttgtattttccttaatttatggacatgagtgtagaacAATAAGTTCATAATGCAtgttgaattttcagaaaattgtcaaaattcaaatCAACATAATTTGTAAGTTAAAGACTCAGAAAATgagttcattttatttcaatggaaTCACTGATAGGAAAAAGCTGCATATGAAGATCGAAACTCCATGAAGCGAAAGCTAAAGCTATCTCATTTTTTGTAAAGAGCTCAAACAAAGAGTGAATTCTTGACCCCAAACTTTCCATAACGTATCATTCTTAAGTCGAATTGGCACTAAAGAAAATTTCACAACGCAATAAATTCCTCTATTGTTGGAATTGATCTTTTTTTCGAGATTGTTGATTGAAATAGAAAGGTAGAAAAATCATTTTCGAttctaaaatcaaagaaatattttttagcatttcattACATCTAATGCAGTCTTTGGATGCGTCAAATGATAATAAACGTTCATTCTGAGATTATTATCCACAATCTGTCATTTCATTCGccgattttaaagaaatgattaagCTAAAAAACCCAGATGAAaacaagattaaatttatttttccttcaatcCAAATAAATGTCTTATTTGGAGGActtcaatgaaaaagaaaaaaacaaattatttgttggaaAAATCAATGACTTTATTGGATTTTAAACGACGTTTGTCTTAACTTAGTTTACTTCGCATTTTTTGTTgtatgaatttgagaaaattttgttgacaaattcttgagatattacataaattaagaaggatattctttagtgcccataaagtttaaacgttcagtgactctgttttcattaatcatattacaaaaaaatactttgtttcagtaaaaaatattattatattaattgcggATTAATcccttccactttaatttaatgcataaattctacgggagctaacagaaaattagagagatacatattacgatatgactgaaggcctttataatattatgaattaattatatgactttcaaaatttgaagttttaaaatattttgatgaagaagctattaaagcaggaattgcataaaaaatttaattgttaaaattttaacgaacattaagattggtgaaccggctggtcgccaaaggcggctagtaagaactaaatcaatcaaaaaatagTTCGTCCAAAATTcacaactttttttcaaaagttttataatttcaattggaCATTAACTAATAAAAGGTTAGTAATTCGATTTGTAATACTAGTCTTACTAGATCGTGACAAAAGTTCATTCCTAATTGTTTCTCTGAGAATTCTTACATCCTATATATTTcagccaataaaataaaaatttgatattatgttcatgaaaatgaaatactGAAAGGTAGGCAGTTCTTTACAAGCATCTGGTTTCTTCGTCATTCTTCTTTAAAGAGAGCTCTGAATTAATGTCTTCTGAAAGTTTTGTCTTGATACACAGTGTACTCACGGAAAGTTTTTGCTTAAAAGAGCCAAGTATCAGTCATGGGCTTTTTGTTCAAAAGTACA
It encodes:
- the LOC129963629 gene encoding protein PRQFV-amide-like; translation: MMCSLIVSAALLLVILWEGRVQCDFSSGGGDVSDSIPLLASGKRQHNIMRFGKRPASGHSLIHFGKRDEQSGNKGHSFLYFGKRAEGDSSIWDYLGPNRDPSYKRGHAIMRFGKRGPDSHSFIRFGRDAFSAEESNEEDKRSNGHAMMYFGKRGNGHSMMYFGKRDDASDDYQGSYGDKRAHAMIHFGKREDDDGAWEGKRAHSMIHFGKRDSDGPRKSGSHAMIHFGKRDLDDELDEIEAAEQGYWSPEMMEAKRQHNLLRFGKKDRKGSHAMIHFGKRDIDEDKRAHAMIHFGKRSADDALQGNQSNKGLSRVKREAGHPQELTLVRYEDPEEDVISSEENIRGPGLYGPEFWNPIEQQRPEEEWDPNYMEYSHPDKKDGSKNVFLRFG